The DNA window GAGATCGTTTCTTCGGGAGACAGGAATGTCGGAGGAATTGTTGGATATGTTACCAATGATGCCTTAATAATTGACACGTATGCTATTGGCAGTATTGTTGGTAATCGACAGATCGGAGGGTTGGTCGGACTCGCTTCAAGTGGCGCTTTAATAAAAAACTCATACTCTACGGGCAAGGTTGATGGACAGAGTAACACAGTCAATGTTGGCGGTTTGGTTGGTTCTGGAGAAATTATAGAAGATAGCTTTTGGGATGTAGAAACTTCACAAATATTCAGACATCTTGGTACACCAAAGCAAACAGCTGAAATGCAAACCGAGTCCACATTCACGGATGTTGGATGGGATTTCTCTGAGGTATGGAAAATGTTGAATATTAGCGATGGAGTTAGCGGTTATCCTATATTGCAGGGTCTTGACCGGGACATTCAACTAACGGAACATTTGCAAGCGTCTGATCCGGAGCTAGGTTATAGTCCCACTCAATTAGAATTCAGTGAAGTGGCTGTGGGTGATTCAGAAACAAAATCCGTCCAGCTATATAATAATAACTTGGGTCCTCTGGAAATCACTGAGATTTCTACTGATCCAGCTCAAATATTTAGCAATGATCATTCAAATATTAATAACCTAACTCTGAATTACGGAGATACTATAAATGTTGAAGTTACATTTTCACCAGATGAAATGGGTGAAGAATACGAAGGGTCGTTGGTAATTCAAAGTAATGATCCAGAAAATTCAGAAACAGAAATCTCTTTGACTGGTACTACAAAAAAAGATACCTATGCCGATAAACAAGAGGTGCCTGAGGAATTTGGACTCGAACAGAATTACCCGAATCCGTTTAATCCAGCTACCGTTATTCGGTTCGGTTTGCCTCAAGATGCTAATGTCGAACTTACAGTTTACACAGTAACTGGTGAAAGGGTGGCTACTCTCATTAGTGGAGAACACAAACAAGCAGGACATCATACCGTGACATTTGACGCTACCGGCCTGTCAAGTGGTATGTATATATACAGAATTATGACCGATGAATTCAGCAAATCGAGAGTTATGATGTATGTGAAGTAGGAAGATTATTCCGGCAGGTATTGCTTAAGAAAACCACTACCCAGGTTGAGATGATGATACTGGGAGTCCGGTAATCAATAAAAATCACATCAATGGGACTAATCAAATGTACTTATTTTATTAGTGTGACTAATTGAGATTGTGTACGCCCATCTGCTCGCAATACGACTATATACAATCCGCTGGCGATACTGGATGCTTCAAAGTTCACAAAGTTAGGTCCCTCTTCACGAGTCCCATCGACCAACGTTGTAACTCGTTCTCCCATCATGTTATAAACACGCAGGTCAACATGTCCGGACTCCGTCAAGTCAAACCGAATGGTGGTCTTCTCATCGAACGGATTCGGAAAAGGAGGGTGCAGCGTAATCTCATCAGCAACTTTTCCGGTACGGGAGTATTTTCCTGGATCATCCTTCATTTCCCATAAATCCATTTCTTTGACATTGGAAATCTGTTTCAATAGCTCTCCGGATGTATTCCCCCATCCGTAAATAAATCCTACCGTTACTACCGATTGAGGGTACAGCGTGTACGGGCCGGTGCTTATAACTGTGGAGATGTCCTCAGCACTGATGCCCGTGCGATCGGTCCCTGCTGTAAGTGCCAGAAATTTTTCAGGATCAGTAAATCCATCGTACTGCTCATCGTAGGGATCCCATTTTGTTCCAAACCGAAGACTGTCTGATCTGTCCTCTGCTCTGGACAAGGTCATCCCGGATTGATTGTCTATTGCAAGGGCACTGGCAAGATCCCCAGCAACGGATACCCCGACATAGGGTCGTCCATTTTCAGGAGATGTGTATAAAACGTGATTTTCTGAATCGAAATCTGTGCGATGGCCTGTTGAATTCCCGGTTTTCCAATGGTTGTATACCCCGAAATGCAAGTCACTGTACAATTGGTCACTGTTATTTCTAACATGGTAGATCAGAAGCAGTGTTTGGTCTATAGTAGATGTATGTGAAGTTATTGCCTCCAATTCAATACTGATATCATTAGCTTTCGGATGCCCGTATGATGCAAAGGAGGCCGTTGCCTTGTATGCATTTCGCAAGTCTGAGTGAAGATCAGTATAGGTGTTTTTGACAGGATGAAAATGACGTGAAATTCCGGTACTGTCACGCACTTGATTTATTACTACTTTTTCTCCGTCCCGGAATCCCCCAATCATCAACCCGGCTTCTGACAATACATTTTCATATATGTCCGGAATAAGACCAAGACCAACATACCGGCCCTTGGCATTCATGAAACCAATGCTTCCATCAGGCGGAATGGAGACAGTAAGCTTGTTATTTTCAAGTACACCATATAGCAACTCTTCATACTCGATAAAATGCTCAATTTCATACCTGTCATGATCCAGGTCATCCGTGGAAAGTGTTAACCGAAATTGAGGGACAATATCAAGCTGGTAATCGTCTTCAATTGAAATCGTAAATTCGATGGAAAAACGCTCACCGGGTCCAAGATTATTCTTTGTTGCGACTTCATTGAGCACCAAAGCTCCGGTTTGAAGGGATTCCAGCCGGAAATGTAACTCGGGAGAATCATTACCCAGATGAATTCCTTCTACGACAAGAGTACCGGTTTGCCCGGTATTAATTTTTTGTTCTCCGTCTTTAGTAAAGTGATAATCGGTAAAACTGATAACCGGAACGTCTTTGGTCAGTGCGTCGTACGCATCAATAACGCCATTTCCCAGTTTTCCAAGGAATTCAGGGTTGGGATTAGCATGATAAATTGATCGGGCCGAACCTCGAATCTGGTTGGCTATTTGCTGAGGCGGCCAATCCGGGTGTTCTGCTTTGATTAAAGCGGCGAGGCCACTAACCATGGGAGTTGAAAAAGATGTACCGTTTGAAGTTGTAAATCCGGGTGTCCAGTTTTGCAATTCCTCATCATATTCAAATGTTGTACCTAAAATATTTTTGCCTGTAGCAACTACATCAAGTTTTCGGCTGAAGTTTGAAAAATGAGCAAGTTTATCGTCAAACTGGTCAG is part of the Natronogracilivirga saccharolytica genome and encodes:
- a CDS encoding S8 family serine peptidase; this encodes MRFPAIPFLIFLFLFMVGIPELTEGKIPDSEYLPGQLMVRVEPQTDFNKAATSKEYASAERLFPSSLQNMLDDYDLISARPVFGSAALYELHKEHISNGKISQKSLEMAHALQHTYSIRFGSGDDPKTLSSKLENEPGVIYAEPHYVHKTAEFVTHQTYLPNDPYIGSEGHNYFDYLNLNRAWALQTGSPDVVIAIIDSGVYYDHPDLKDNLWRNPEPGRANDFFDEFEISNDTIGWNFWESGDIFSDEAPVQNADPVGNYSTHGTRVAGIAAAVTDNGIGMAGVGFQTRFMPVKAGGTKNYPNTIAFAYHAIIYAAINGADVINCSFYGSDRSRFGEDAIAFAMESGSVVVAAIGNKGVETNDSYPALFDDVLSVGAVTDQFDDKLAHFSNFSRKLDVVATGKNILGTTFEYDEELQNWTPGFTTSNGTSFSTPMVSGLAALIKAEHPDWPPQQIANQIRGSARSIYHANPNPEFLGKLGNGVIDAYDALTKDVPVISFTDYHFTKDGEQKINTGQTGTLVVEGIHLGNDSPELHFRLESLQTGALVLNEVATKNNLGPGERFSIEFTISIEDDYQLDIVPQFRLTLSTDDLDHDRYEIEHFIEYEELLYGVLENNKLTVSIPPDGSIGFMNAKGRYVGLGLIPDIYENVLSEAGLMIGGFRDGEKVVINQVRDSTGISRHFHPVKNTYTDLHSDLRNAYKATASFASYGHPKANDISIELEAITSHTSTIDQTLLLIYHVRNNSDQLYSDLHFGVYNHWKTGNSTGHRTDFDSENHVLYTSPENGRPYVGVSVAGDLASALAIDNQSGMTLSRAEDRSDSLRFGTKWDPYDEQYDGFTDPEKFLALTAGTDRTGISAEDISTVISTGPYTLYPQSVVTVGFIYGWGNTSGELLKQISNVKEMDLWEMKDDPGKYSRTGKVADEITLHPPFPNPFDEKTTIRFDLTESGHVDLRVYNMMGERVTTLVDGTREEGPNFVNFEASSIASGLYIVVLRADGRTQSQLVTLIK